In one Tachysurus vachellii isolate PV-2020 chromosome 24, HZAU_Pvac_v1, whole genome shotgun sequence genomic region, the following are encoded:
- the LOC132839729 gene encoding interferon-induced protein 44-like isoform X1, with the protein MGQEESKPPPPQPEFDHPWRKMPWGEKDEIEHKLRTFKLKGTSAQFVRILVVGEVGAGKSSFINSVNNAFQGRITSGALVDRAGGTSFTKNYKTHYIEAEDGSNLPFVFNDIMGLEDRESGAKADDIIRAIYGLLEEGHNLDTPVTDVHYRSNPSVEDHTTCLVNIVAADKISMMKHGVFEKLKKIRQAATERNIPQLIIITKPDLACPLVQQDLRKIYTSKKIKEKMEVCSNTVGIPMNHIFPVKNYHEEIDTDDDMDLLILKALDQIVHIAADWLKEKPFKCGEETE; encoded by the exons ATGGGACAAGAAGAATCcaaacctccacctccacaACCTG AATTCGATCATCCATGGAGGAAAATGCCTTGGGG AGAAAAGGACGAAATTGAACATAAACTGAGGACATTCAAGCTCAAGGGAACAAGTGCTCAGTTTGTCAGGATTCTGGTTGTTGGTGAAGTCGGAGCAGGAAAGTCCAGTTTTATAAACTCAGTCAATAATGCGTTTCAAGGACGAATCACCTCTGGGGCTCTTGTTGACAGGGCAGGAGGTACCAGTTTCACAAAGAAC TACAAAACTCATTATATTGAAGCAGAGGATGGCTCCAATTTGCCTTTTGTCTTTAATGATATCATGGGACTTGAGGACAGAGAGTCTGGTGCAAAAGCAGACGACATCATCAGAGCCATATACGGGTTACTTGAGGAAGGACACAAT CTTGATACACCTGTGACAGACGTTCACTACAGAAGCAACCCAAGTGTTGAGGATCACACCACATGCCTGGTCAACATTGTTGCTGCAGACAAAATATCAATGATGAAGCATGGGGTCtttgaaaagctgaaaaaaatccGTCAGGCTGCTACCGAACGGA ATATCCCTCAGCTAATCATCATCACAAAACCAGATTTAGCATGTCCACTGGTTCAACAGGACTTAAGAAAGATCTACACCAGCAAGAAGATCAAGGAGAAG ATGGAAGTGTGTAGTAATACTGTGGGGATTCCTATGAATCACATTTTCCCTGTGAAGAACTACCATGAGGAGATAGACACAGATGATGACATGGATCTTCTGATTCTCAAGGCACTTGATCAGATTGTGCACATCGCTGCTGACTGGTTAAAGGAAAAACCATTTAAATGTGGTGAAGAAACTGAGTAG
- the LOC132839729 gene encoding interferon-induced protein 44-like isoform X5, with amino-acid sequence MGQEESKPPPPQPEFDHPWRKMPWGEKDEIEHKLRTFKLKGTSAQFVRILVVGEVGAGKSSFINSVNNAFQGRITSGALVDRAGGTSFTKNYKTHYIEAEDGSNLPFVFNDIMGLEDRESGAKADDIIRAIYGLLEEGHNLDTPVTDVHYRSNPSVEDHTTCLVNIVAADKISMMKHGVFEKLKKIRQAATERNIPQLIIITKPDLACPLVQQDLRKIYTSKKIKEKSSLHPFICGLGS; translated from the exons ATGGGACAAGAAGAATCcaaacctccacctccacaACCTG AATTCGATCATCCATGGAGGAAAATGCCTTGGGG AGAAAAGGACGAAATTGAACATAAACTGAGGACATTCAAGCTCAAGGGAACAAGTGCTCAGTTTGTCAGGATTCTGGTTGTTGGTGAAGTCGGAGCAGGAAAGTCCAGTTTTATAAACTCAGTCAATAATGCGTTTCAAGGACGAATCACCTCTGGGGCTCTTGTTGACAGGGCAGGAGGTACCAGTTTCACAAAGAAC TACAAAACTCATTATATTGAAGCAGAGGATGGCTCCAATTTGCCTTTTGTCTTTAATGATATCATGGGACTTGAGGACAGAGAGTCTGGTGCAAAAGCAGACGACATCATCAGAGCCATATACGGGTTACTTGAGGAAGGACACAAT CTTGATACACCTGTGACAGACGTTCACTACAGAAGCAACCCAAGTGTTGAGGATCACACCACATGCCTGGTCAACATTGTTGCTGCAGACAAAATATCAATGATGAAGCATGGGGTCtttgaaaagctgaaaaaaatccGTCAGGCTGCTACCGAACGGA ATATCCCTCAGCTAATCATCATCACAAAACCAGATTTAGCATGTCCACTGGTTCAACAGGACTTAAGAAAGATCTACACCAGCAAGAAGATCAAGGAGAAG TCTAGTCTTCACCCCTTCATATGTGGTCTGGGAAGCTGA
- the LOC132839727 gene encoding interferon-induced protein 44-like, with amino-acid sequence MGQTQSAPPPRQPSPPPPPPKLEYDTPWRKMPWGKKDALEEKLRNFKLNTTDVKFVRILIVGEVGAGKSSFINSINDAFQERITSGALAGSCGTSFTKKYQTHHIKGKDGSRLPFVFNDIMGLEREGSKGICVDDIISALKGLIEEGYNFNPLHPASGKDSKNNPRVSDHTFCLVNVLDANKVSFMDHKFIDKMIRIREAASDYNLPQVIVMTKVDELCPLVKKDIRKVYTSKKIKEKMQDCSNALGIPMSHIFPVKNYHEETDTIDDMDLLILKALDQIVNLANDQLENRTSCEKLE; translated from the exons atgggACAAACACAATCAGCTCCACCTCCACgtcaaccttcacctccacctccacctcccaAACTTG aaTATGATACGCCATGGAGGAAAATGCCTTGGGG GAAAAAAGACGCTTTAGAAGAGAAACTGAGGAACTTTAAGCTCAACACTACTGATGTTAAGTTTGTCAGGATTCTGATCGTTGGTGAAGTTGGAGCAGGAAAGTCCAGCTTTATAAATTCAATCAATGATGCTTTCCAAGAGCGAATCACCTCTGGGGCACTTGCTGGATCATGTGGAACCAGTTTCACAAAAAAA tATCAAACTCATCATATCAAAGGGAAGGATGGCTCCCGTTTGCCTTTTGTCTTCAATGATATCATGGGACTTGAACGTGAAGGTAGCAAAGGCATATGTGTAGATGACATTATCTCAGCCTTAAAGGGGCTAATTGAGGAAGGATACAAC TTTAATCCTCTTCATCCTGCATCTGGAAAAGACTCCAAAAACAATCCCAGGGTTTCTGATCACACCTTCTGCCTGGTCAATGTTCTAGATGCAAACAAAGTGTCATTCATGGACCACAAGTTTATTGATAAGATGATACGGATTCGTGAGGCGGCTTCAGACTATA ATTTGCCTCAAGTAATCGTCATGACAAAAGTTGATGAACTTTGCCCACTGGTTAAAAAGGACATAAGAAAGGTGTACACCAGTAAGAAGATTAAAGAAAAG atgcaGGATTGCAGTAATGCACTGGGGATTCCAATGAGCCACATCTTCCCTGTGAAGAATTACCACGAGGAGACTGACACAATTGATGACATGGATCTTCTGATCCTCAAGGCACTTGATCAGATTGTGAATCTTGCCAATGATCAGCTGGAAAACCGAACCTCTTGTGAAAAACTGGAGTGa
- the LOC132839768 gene encoding interferon-induced protein 44-like yields the protein MGLENQDEDGIHPDDIINVLHGRVKEGYKFNPASPLTDADPNYIHEPSLNDKVHCLVSVVNAKSISLMDKEMIQKMQTVRKSALRLGIPHVVLMTKIDAAVCPLVTQDLAEVYKSRKIKEKMQLCSHRVGPALKYIFPVSNYYEETEMDDKKDVLILSALKAIAGFVNDYFEEGNI from the exons ATGGGTTTGGAAAACCAAGATGAAGATGGAATTCATCCTGATGACATCATTAATGTGCTGCATGGCCGTGTCAAAGAAGGCtataaa TTTAATCCTGCTTCTCCGCTGACTGATGCTGATCCAAACTACATACATGAACCCAGtctgaatgacaaagttcaCTGTTTGGTGAGTGTAGTGAATGCAAAGAGCATCTCCTTAATGGATAAGGAGATGATTCAGAAGATGCAAACTGTCAGAAAATCTGCCCTCAGATTGG GCATCCCTCATGTGGTTCTGATGACAAAAATTGATGCTGCTGTCTGCCCACTGGTTACACAGGATCTAGCTGAGGTTTACAAAAGCAGGAAAATCAAAGAAAAG ATGCAGTTATGTAGCCACCGAGTTGGTCCAGCACTGAAATACATCTTCCCAGTGAGCAACTATTATGAGGAGACTGAAATGGATGACAAAAAAGATGTCCTTATTCTGTCTGCCTTAAAGGCAATTGCAGGATTTGTTAATGATTACTTTGAAGAGGGTAACATCTGA